In Setaria italica strain Yugu1 chromosome I, Setaria_italica_v2.0, whole genome shotgun sequence, the genomic window TATAGcgccgctatagcccgctaattaGTACAACACTGTTGTAGCGGCAGCTAGCATCAACCGCTATAACctcgctatagcccgctatttcgtACATTGGTTTTTTAAGCACACCTGCATCCCCGAACCGTTCGCACCTCCTGAAAAATTAGGAAACCAAAATAGGTAGTAAAAATATCATCAGTTATGATTAATGAGCAAACGTCATCCTAAGTTTCACGAATATGAAGCCAGTGGCTTTAGCTTCCTACCATATGTTTCACGAGATGACTTCTTTGCTTCCAGCAACTCCTTCAATCTTTTTGTTGCAGCAGCAGCTTCCTCAGTTTTCCGCTGTAAGACCTACAGTTTCAAACGGGAATGTTGTAAGTGACAATCATTTTATTTTAACAAAACAGAAAGAGGGggataaaaaaaaagcaactgACCATTTTCTGCCTCTGATTTAAGGCCAGGAGCTTGTGCATCTCATATTCATTTCGTctcccttccttcttgagcTAATTAATGGAAATACAGCACTATCACAACTAATTCTGCGAGAAAGGAGTTTATAAGAAACAAGCACCTGCAAGAAAAATTACCTGAAGTACTTCCTTTTCACGAGCAGCCTTCCAAGATCTAAATTGTTCAGATTCCTGCTTGATTTTTTGTTGAAGTTGAACCTGCATGGAATGAAAGGCATATATAtgtaaaaggaaaagaaaatttaATTGGATACAGGAAAATTCAGAGGAGAAAACACCTTCTGAGATTTTATGCGCTGAATATCTTCTTGTAATCGTTTTGCTGCCTCATCACTTTTTTGTTTCTGCCGTAGAAGCTGTTGTTGAGCTTCCTgctttttcttgagttcagAGACCTGCAAATGTTGCGCAGTTAGCATCTGAAGAATGGAACAAGCCTTCAGCTGAATCGACAAACCTGAGATTCAAGTGCGTTCAGCTTCTGAATATAGTTTTCTTTCAGTTTTTGAGCACTCTCATCCGTAGAAGAAGATATATTGGTTAATGCATGGCGAAGATTCTCTATTTCTTTCTATAAACAAGAAGAATGTTAATAGTGTGTCAGTAAAAACAAAGTATAATGCCAGTCAAGTAAGCTAGAAAAACCTGAAGGGCTTTCTTTTCTTGCTCCAACTCATTTAACTTCTTCTCATAATGTTGCTTGAGGACAGAGGTATCGCTCTTGGCAAATTGTTTCATCTCTGCCTATTGAAACATGAAAAGGAAGTATAATTATACTGTTCAATGTGAATCAAAATACAATATAATGGTCAAGCAGACTGAGGATAGATAATGACACATCTGTACATGTAAAATAGAACTAAATAGCGCTAGTAGGGGTCAACAAACAAGATGCTGAgaatttatataattttaaGAAACCACAATAGTCGAGGCAGGAGAATAGTACCTCCTTTTGCTGAAGTCGTTTATCTAGTTCTTGAAGCTCTTTATCCAGTTGGTCTTGCATGGATGAATgttctctctccttttcttcttcatcaacttcacctgaagatACTACAGTTATCAATGTAGAGTTTGGAATGGACACATGGTCCAAGCTGGAAAATATTCAACAGTTTTTGAACAAGTTTGGTGAATGAAAAATGTGATACAGAAAAGGTAAAGTTGATCATTGATTTCTAACATATTCAAGCATAGGTACTTGGTTAGCATGCTGGTAGCAGTTAAATGTACTGAAAAAGGTCAAGTATTACAGAACAAGGCAGTTCTCTAAGTGCTTTGAGGAAATCTATCGGTGACTTACTTGAAGCATCAGGCGTTCCTACTTCGCCTTCAGAACCCAGGTCATTTAGAAGAATGTCCCTTTCCATGGTTAGCTGATCATGTAAACCATGTCTGCAACCATTAGAGAAGTTTTGCCGCATCAGTTCACTCTCCAACTGCTGGATTTTCGATATGTAGCTCTTCAAAAGGTCCACATCCTtatcagaaaaaagaaagaaagaagttgTTGTAAGATGGTATAGCAAGGCATATATAAATCTTTTTAGAGCATGTAGATGTAATTTCACTCACTTGGCCATTATCAGCATTTTCAATATCATCCCATGACTTTCCATTCCTTGCGGATGCAATCTTCAGCATTAACTGATCCCTTTCCAACTGTGCCAATGTTTAATGAATTTATTGGTTTTCATGTCTAACAGGCTAGCTCAAGcactataaaactaattgcacataatTTAAGACCAAACATATACTAACATGTTTCAAAGACATATACTGGACCAAGTCCAATGAAATGTTACATCATAAAACCATGACTTCCAAACAGAAACACGATAGATACCTGAGCAGCCCGTGCGCGTTCTGCCAACTGCTCACAAGACAAGTCCCTTTCCTTAAGTTCATGGTTCAGCTCAGAATTTTTTAGCTCCAGTAGAGAGACCTTTTTCTGCAATAACTGATAGACACAGGAAACAAAATCAGGTGATAAAATCAACTAATTGGAACAGCCAATCAAGATAAGACAAACCTACCTGAAGTTCTTCTAACGCTGCACTCCCACTGCGTGAAAACAATAGTTCAGTTTGAAGCTGCTCCAACTGGCTCCTCAGTTTTTGCATCTCTGCTGTAGCTGGGTCACGGTTCACCACTGCTTTGTTTTGGATGTTCCGTGCACGATTGGCATATTTGAGTGTGTTTATTGTTTCTTCCGCATTTATATCTGCAGGACTAATGCATGCTGCAGgaaaaaatttgcaaaacaaaGTGATTAAGAGCCTCCAGTACCAGGATatgtctgaaaaaaaaaagacctacCAATCATAACAGTTTTGCTGTTTCCTCCAAGAGAATCCTGCAAAAACGATTTACACCCTTAGACAAGACCCATGTAAATCTGAAAGTCAAGGCATTTCTAAACAACATTTCATAAAGAAATTCAAATGATGAGGTGTGCATATATTACTAAACTATAGCGTGGAAATAGGTGCTGAGACATTACATTTACTATAAACATTAAAGTCTTACCTGCAGAAGGCGGGTTAATTTACTATCCCGATATGGAACAAATGCcccttctttccttttcttttcatcacCTAATGCACTTATAACATTGCCAAGAGCTAGAAGGCCTTTATTTATGTGTATGCCTGTGGACATGAAATAGATGGCATTCTTAAAACCAGTTGCTCAATTATCTGATGAACTTAACTGACATGTACAAAAACATTTGGAGACCCTTCATTACCTTCTTTAAGTCTGTGTCCATCTGCTCCAGTACGTTTAGCCCTTTCAGAACCAGCAAGATCAACCAGGTGAAACTTTGAAGATAATATATCATAGTCACTGCTGGCTGACTTGTCAGATATACCAGATGTTCTCTTTTGTTCAACACATATTGTAAAGATGGCATGAGAGCGACTACAGATAAGCAGCACCAttcaaataaaaattatcagAACCTAAGATAGCAAACAAACAGAACAGAAATGTACTCTGCACTAATGGTCCTCACACAAAGGGACTTCATGTATGTACAGCTTACCTTGACTGCCTATTCATATTTGTGCTTGCTGTTGCACGCGATGAGGAACCACGTATCAAATATGATGCCATTTCCTCTTTTGACTTCACCTCAGCCTCTGTGACACCAGCAAGGGTTATGCCTCCGGTTGCAGTCTCTCGAATTTGAATCGGCACTCTGGCAGGTGCTGATGGTTTCGCTACAGAGACTGAATCAAGTCTTGCAGCAGCATGATTTGAATCGAGCAAATCAAAGACTTCTTCCTTGAATATCTGAAATACATAGCAGCAAACCACAGAATGATACCAAGCTAACAGCTGCTGGTACAAATAAGAAAGAGGCAACTGCTATAGCTATCTTACCTCAATAAAAGACACCCTAATTAAAAACTCCGTGCCATCCTTTGAGGCTTCAACTTTTCTGAATATTGTCTCCATAACTTGAGGAATTATCCCTCCACAGTTACCCTCGCCACTATAATCAGTACCCATTGTATATGTCTTGCCAGAACCCGTCTACAGTTGCCAAAGACCAGCAACTAAGTAACAGAATAATCATCTAAAAGACAGTAAGCCTACCAAGACACAATTAATTTCATCATACAACAGAATTGTACCTGCCCATATGCTAGAACAGTAGCGTTGTATCCACTGAACAATGCATCAATCAGCGGTCTCACACATTGCTCGAATATAAATGATGATGAAGGGCCTGAGTTGCCATATACGTGATCAAAGGTGAACACATGCGGCCCAATTTGAACCTGAAATAGCACATAAACAATTTATCATCcatctgaagttctgaacctACAAGCCATTTCAAAAAAATGGATTTCCTGACAACAGTAGCAAATATTAAGTTCATATACATTCAGCGCTGTGATCCAACAGGTATAATTTGCATTTCCAGAAAACAAATTACTAGCGTCAACATTGTGGAATAATAAAGAACAGTCTCGAAATCAGCAAATACGATGGTCCTGAGAATAAATCCTCCATCACTCATCTCCGTACCCAAGTCACAGAAGCATCAATTCTCCCCAGAAGATCACGTCGAATCAGACACAACCAACATCAAATAAATCGGTACCTGCGGTTCGCCGGGCGTGACGGTGACGCAATCCGTGCAGCCGTCCTGCAGCTCCATCGTGATGAGCGGCCTGATGTTGACGGCCACCTTCACGCTGTCCTTCTGCTggtgcgcggccgccgcctccggagtCTCCATCGGAACCCTAACCACGAATTCCCCAAATCGATCAGACCAGAAAGAGAAAATACCCCAAAATCGCCGCCAGAAATGCCCCAAAATCGCCCCCAGAAATGCGAGAAGATCACCTCAAACCGGCGGATCTGACCGGATTGACGACGCTCTGCGACATGCAACGACGAGCAGCACTTGGGTTGGGGGGGATCGAGGATGCGGCGAGCTTAGCTAGGGTTGGGGATCGATCGCCCCCTCgagaagagagaggggagggggagagagggagagaggggcggAATGGCGAACGGGTGAGAGCGAGAAGCGCCCGCCCGAAGGATTTCGAAAAATTAGGGCGTCGCCGTCGCGTGACCTGCGGCGGCTACCTCCTCTTAATGTAGACCGTGTCTATGGACCGATCTCTAAATGGTGCGAAGGCCATGGACCCATATGGATGACCACGCAAGCGGTGGTGTATGGACTAGGTGTATGGAAGTTCTGTGTCAGGTGATAGAAAACGGGGCCGCACCGAGCTGGAGAAGGCTGGACGAACCTGGTCTATGTGCACGGGGCATCTGCGCCGTCAAACTGATCCatttccccatcaattccttgGTTGGGTGGGTAGCGGTGGTCTATGGACGTGGTCTACGGGTGTatgaggaggtggtggcccCAGATGCAGCTGCAGGCAACTCGACCTTTTGGATGCGATTTCGAATTCAAACCAGAGGAAGTGACGCCCATGGGAACGGCTCTTTTTGTTGGGCACTGCCTTGTTGGAAGGAATCTCGAAGTTTATTGGATCAACAACTTGACATTGAGCCAGCCGTGGGGTCAAACCCCCTGCCCAGTAGCTCAAGTTTAGATCGGGCTCAATCTCAATCGGGCCTGAGTGTATGTCACCCATGCAATTTGTTTGAGCCTAGTGTCACTCGACGCTTCGACAATGAGCCTAGTGTCACCCATACTTGAGTTTTGATGGAAGGTTAGATTTAGTTTCTAGTTACTCGAACTAGGCTCGAGGGTCTCTTTGGAACCTTAGAAAACATAAAATAGGAAGAAACGTAGGAATGAGATGTGAATGTAGTAGTAAAATAGAGGATAGGAAAAACATAAGAAATTGATAGAAAGGGTAGGAATTTATATCGCAGGAATTAGAAAATATCCACGTAATAAAACCACATTAGACCTAACatcaattattttcttttaaCCATAATTGCACGTGGAACATTGTACGTCACCCAAGATCAGTTCTAACATGGCAAAAAGGAATAATCGGAAAAAACAAGGATCTTCTTCTTAATTTGCCTCTTAATTTGCTCAGCCTTATCCTCTCGTTCAGCACATTGTTCCGCATTCCTCTCGTTCAGAGGGCACTCCTGTGGTGGCGGCGTGAGCTCATCAACGACGGGGCGGCAGGGTGAAGGCAAGCTTGAGATGCGGTGTGGGCCGACCGGCTGAGGCACGGCACTCGAGCTCCTCAGCAGTAGATCAAGCTCGAGCTACGCCGACACTGCGAGATCCAGTCAAGCTCCTTGCGGTGGATCCGGGGAAGTTTGGCATGGAAGATGCCTTTGGCGACGGAGCATTTACCAGAGCGGGTTAGCCTCTCTATCACATGTAGGAAGATTTTCCAAGAGCTCCGAGTGGATATTTTCTTCCTCCGTTTCGTGCAGGAACACAATACTTTCCAGAGGAATGGCGAGCGTggttcctccgttccaaatgcAGTGTGATGTCATCAAAATACAGGAAATGCATTCCTTTGAAATTTCTTTGGAAATCCTCCATTCCACACGAGGCCTGAGATCTGGATCGTTAGTTCTTGTTTTTGAGAACTCACGCTTGAGCCCAGTGGAGGACGTAGAGATTGCCCAGAGCCTGGGCAGAAACTGCAGTACGCAGACGTGCAGTAGTGCTTGTCTTTGTTTTATGCTGTGCTAAAGGTATTTTTTTGCCCGGCTCAACTGCCTACGTGCAAACTGCCATGCACCTATGCTCAGGGAGCCCGGGCAGGCGCCCAGGTTCGCCTGGccctgggtccgcccctgcttGAGCCTTTATAGCACGATTACTGTGGACACAGGAAGATAAGTTAtcgtgtttttttttaacttatCATTGATCAATTTAGATCAACGATGTTCATTTTGACTTATCTTCAAGGTAAATATCCTTTTAGATCAGTTTAGGAGCGTTTGCAAGGTAAATATCCCAAATTGATCTCGTTACTTCCATACTATCATTGATGAAAATAACAAGAAAAGGTATCTAAGGGCCTgcttggtagagctccatctgattctgattctctatgggagctgattctctaagagaagtgattttgtggCTGAAAATAATTATCTTTGATTCTTTaacataaactcttaaaatcaggatggagaatcacttcacataatcaggagaagctatttttttccagctcccagcctcttagttcagttcagagaatcacttcacagaatcagcggagaatcacttctctctgaaaaattGTTTGGCAGAGCTTCCGCTAGATTCATCAGAGAATCAGCTccgggagctctgccaaacgcaccctaaatcATTTTAAATTTCacaatttttttccttaaaataaaagaatacgATATTGCATAAGTAGATACGGCATTGatattattttaaaattttaaaacaaaactatACTATCGGCAACACCTCGAACTTTATCGAGGGTATATTTTACCATAGCATAGTACATGCATAGCAACGTCTAATCTATATTTTACAAGTCACATATTTGATTCCCTACGCCCATTGATATTTGCAAAGCTTGGAAAAAATGTGAATTATTATCATCGGCACATTATTGTCAAAGTAAAGCTCGAAAACAATCGGAGGAGCCTAACATCGTCTTTGTTTTcaccatattttttttcattttcgtGGTTATCATTTTCATTTCCTATTTTCCCTGAAAAAGGGAAACCAAAACTAATAAACCCCGCTAAACAAGATTTTCTATTTTCACTTTCATCCTAGCATACTATTGAAGTGCATCATATCACAACTATATCCATGCATTCCtcatattgtatgggaggacgCATCTACATGCATCCATTCAACATTCTAAAatgagctctacaatttttaACCGAATTTTAGTTGAATGTGACTACGTGAGTTCCTTTTAATATTTTGTTTCTAGGCAATATACTTTTTGTCTACCATGGAAGTTTTAGAACCATTCTTGGGTCTCAGCACCCCATCAACCTCCATTTGCTTCGGTGTGCTCCTCAAAGAATGCGTGATAGCATAGGATTGTATTGAGCATGTTTGGATCGAAGGAAATAATGGATAAGTGGAGCGGTTGCATTTTTGGAGGAAACAGGTGTTTGCGACGAATGTTTGGCTGACCCATTTCTTCTGGAAAATCCGATCTTTCCTATGGTTTTAAAGGACTTTCCCTGTCTTTCTTTCCCACACAGAAATCCACTTTTCTTTTGCTATCCAGTTCTGTAATCCAAATAGGTCATAGGAGCATTTTGGAAGTCTGCTCAGATGCAGTTACATGTAGATAGAAAACCAGTGAAAGCCGCTGCTTATAAATAGGTCATAGGAGCATTTCGTTTTGGAAGTCTATTGCTGCGACCCAGTTGCTCTGGTTCAGTCCAGGACgctcctctttttctttttttgaaaactaCAGGACGCTCCTCTCGTGCTCGTGATGAATGACCACGGCAATTACATGTGCAGCAAAGCGAAGCCGCTGGCGCCTTGCACATTCTTACGGCAAAACGGCCAAAACTCGCTCACATGCCACGGAGCTCAGCCGGTTGGCCCCTCCCGTGTTGCCGAGCAGAGAGCTATGCAGGTCCCAGGCGAGAGTGACATCTGACACTCGGTCACACGACATGGCCTATAATTGCTCTGAACTCGCTGTTCCTTTGTGTCTGGAGCTTTTGCAGCGCCAAACTGCCATGGTCCATAGATCCACAGCAAGTCAAAATTCGTTCACAGGTTGGACGGCCCTCTTCCCGGGAAGACcaaagggtgtttggatacaccccgcacctgtcacattggatgtttggatgctaattagaagtattaatcatacattaattacaaaactaattgcacagatggagtttaattcgcgagacgaatctattaagcctaattagtccatgatccgacaatgtgatgctacagtaaccgtttgctaatgatggattaattaggcttaatagattcgtctcgcgaattagcacatggttccgcaattagttttataattagcttatatttagtactcctaattagcatccaaacattcgatgtgacactgctaaagt contains:
- the LOC101755590 gene encoding kinesin-like protein KIN-4C — encoded protein: MSQSVVNPVRSAGLRVPMETPEAAAAHQQKDSVKVAVNIRPLITMELQDGCTDCVTVTPGEPQVQIGPHVFTFDHVYGNSGPSSSFIFEQCVRPLIDALFSGYNATVLAYGQTGSGKTYTMGTDYSGEGNCGGIIPQVMETIFRKVEASKDGTEFLIRVSFIEIFKEEVFDLLDSNHAAARLDSVSVAKPSAPARVPIQIRETATGGITLAGVTEAEVKSKEEMASYLIRGSSSRATASTNMNRQSSRSHAIFTICVEQKRTSGISDKSASSDYDILSSKFHLVDLAGSERAKRTGADGHRLKEGIHINKGLLALGNVISALGDEKKRKEGAFVPYRDSKLTRLLQDSLGGNSKTVMIACISPADINAEETINTLKYANRARNIQNKAVVNRDPATAEMQKLRSQLEQLQTELLFSRSGSAALEELQLLQKKVSLLELKNSELNHELKERDLSCEQLAERARAAQLERDQLMLKIASARNGKSWDDIENADNGQDVDLLKSYISKIQQLESELMRQNFSNGCRHGLHDQLTMERDILLNDLGSEGEVGTPDASSEVDEEEKEREHSSMQDQLDKELQELDKRLQQKEAEMKQFAKSDTSVLKQHYEKKLNELEQEKKALQKEIENLRHALTNISSSTDESAQKLKENYIQKLNALESQVSELKKKQEAQQQLLRQKQKSDEAAKRLQEDIQRIKSQKVQLQQKIKQESEQFRSWKAAREKEVLQLKKEGRRNEYEMHKLLALNQRQKMVLQRKTEEAAAATKRLKELLEAKKSSRETYGGANGSGMQAVMRAIDDELEVTVRAHELRSYYERQMQERAAISKEIAKLKEESKHKMSDCPQAMSPSARSSRISALENMLSSSSSAMVSMASQLSEAEERERLFNGKGRWHHVRSLPEAKNIMNYLFQLVSSARCQVQDKDATCNEKEHIISELKEKVVVLNSGIRQLEMQVKDLGHQNMQLFTALNNAKKSAISSGNSTGVSDDGQTYALRKSVRSSQYFGYSKNHFNWLDDMDTSDSDYSEEDKMSEESDGDWVKPTRKVRKHRQTVSSHASLNLGCQNTQENAEPEKKPTDEKCILPKDVPSECCSCSKFSSCKTNKCECRGSGAHCGPGCGCKDSKCSNRDSSDNTEIVNQGIMLLENAFSEKDAQDAKTRKPLADIGNNEVNQTAETKKKPRKNWRKSTVQLVTVPLPPSVPETTEAAPRDRADIPLKLPRAMSSASAESNPPPLTDRNAAKPDESVSTGTKESTAATRPPSQLRKNAATEKENQLR